The Plectropomus leopardus isolate mb chromosome 2, YSFRI_Pleo_2.0, whole genome shotgun sequence genome has a window encoding:
- the ift52 gene encoding intraflagellar transport protein 52 homolog, which produces MEKEQHNIVVFNVSKRELFTANNGYKSMHKRLRAQWKIQSMKEELSMERMKGVKLWITAGPREKFTASELEVLKHYLDGGGNVLVMLGEGGEIKYDTNINFLLEEFGIMVNSDTVVRNVYYKYFHPKEALVSNGVLNREISRAAGKVVTGIIDDENVGNNAQALTFVYPYGATLSVMKPAVAVLSTGSVCFPLNRPVLAFHQGKEAGKLVVLGSCHMFSDQYIDKEENSKIMDVVLQWLMADNIQLNQIDAEDPEITDYTMLPDTGCLSEQLRVCLQEGDENPRDFTSLFDMSLFNLSTDTLPQVISAYKQLNVKAEPLQLITPQFETPLPQLQPAVFPPALSDLPPPMLDLFDLDETFSSEKVRLAQLTNKCTDDDLEFYVRKCGEILGVTPKLDKDQRDAKHILEHIFFQVVEFKKLNQEHDADTEAPFTLM; this is translated from the exons ATGGAAAAGGAACAGCACAACATTGTCGTCTTCAATGTTTCAAAAAGAGAGCTGTTTACCGCGAACAATGGATACAAATCCATGCACAAACGACTAAGAGCTCAATGGAAGATCCAAAG CATGAAGGAGGAGCTGTCTATGGAGAGGATGAAGGGTGTCAAGTTGTGGATAACTGCAGGCCCAAGGGAGAAGTTTACAGCATCGGAG CTGGAGGTACTAAAGCACTACTTGGACGGAGGAGGGAACGTCCTGGTGATGCTCGGTGAAGGAGGGGAAATAAAATATGACACGAACATCAACTTTCTCCTGGAAGAGTTTGGAATAATGGTCAACAGTg ATACTGTTGTGAGGAATGTGTACTATAAATACTTCCATCCTAAAGAGGCGCTTGTGTCCAATGGTGTATTGAACAG AGAGATCAGTCGGGCTGCTGGCAAAGTAGTGACAGGAATCATCGATGATGAAAATGTTGGAAACAACGCACA AGCTCTTACATTTGTGTATCCCTACGGAGCCACGCTGAGTGTGATGAAGCCTGCTGTGGCTGTTCTATCAACTGGCTCCGTCTGCTTCCCGCTCAACAGGCCTGTCCTGGCCTTCCATCAGGGGAAG GAGGCTGGGAAGTTGGTGGTGTTGGGTTCCTGCCACATGTTCAGTGACCAGTACATAGACAAAGAGGAGAACAGTAAAATCATG GATGTTGTGCTCCAGTGGCTCATGGCTGATAATATCCAGCTGAATCAGATTGATGCCGAAGACCCAGAG aTCACAGATTACACCATGCTGCCAGACACGGGGTGCTTATCGGAACAGCTCAGAGTGTGCTTACAGGAGGGCGACGAAAACCCCAGGGACTTCACCTCTCTCTTTGACATGTCATTGTTTAACTTGTCAACTGACACTTTACCCCAAGTCATCAG tgcttACAAGCAGCTTAATGTGAAAGCCGAGCCACTTCAGCTGATCACACCACAGTTTGAGACGCCTCTGCCTCAGCTGCAACCTGCT GTCTTTCCACCAGCCTTAAGTGATTTGCCTCCTCCCATGTTGGACCTGTTCGACCTAGATGAAACTTTCTCTTCTGAGAAAGTGCGCCTTGCACAGCTCACCAATAAAT GTACAGACGATGATCTTGAATTCTACGTGCGGAAATGTGGTGAAATTCTGGGGGTGACTCCAAAGTTGGATAAAGATCAGAGGGATGCCAAGCACATATTGGAACACATTTTCTTCCAAGTTGTAGAGTTCAAGAAACTCAATCAG gAGCATGATGCTGACACAGAGGCACCCTTTACTCTGATGTGA
- the rpn2 gene encoding dolichyl-diphosphooligosaccharide--protein glycosyltransferase subunit 2 isoform X1 has translation MDRSRLFGLFLLSLALAGAQALTPAHYLSLSDVDRLQSLLSQQFTDLDSAYYSVVGLTKLGANVPDHEGVCQFLKSQLDPTSIDSLFYAAETSQAISGCEIPVTNETRDILLAAVSEDSTMTQIHRAVSALSSLGLPLASQEVVGALTGRINKEDNVMAITSALLTAARLSKQAELGGILEEIEDLTARLDDLGGIYLQFEEGLEATAMFVTAAYSLSDHVDMEPPLKEDQVIQLVNSIFSKKSWDSLSEAFSVASAAAALSNNRFHVPVIVTAQGPATVSHSQPTLQLLVTDVMSQPLATANVLVESAYAVASKSIILNQAPFTLNDGVFELNFMSNQPASGYYQFTVAVTGDSRLVANHVELKVKVSTEVAVTNMDLSVVDKDQSIGTKTTRVDYPSKAKTSFTADSHQNFAMSFQLVDVNTGVELTPHQTFVRLHNQKTGQEVVFVAEPDSKNLYKFELDTAERKSEFDSMSGTYSLHLIVGDATLENPILWNVADVVLKFVDEEAPAAIQPKTLYVPKPEIQHLFREPEKKPPTVVSNTFTALILSPFLLLIILWFKLGANISNFSFSPSTILFHVGHAAMLGLMYVYWTHLNMFQTLKYLAIIGGVTFLAGNRMLAQKAVKRIAAEQSSRLAKYRSLR, from the exons ATGGACCGGTCTA GGCTGTTCGGGTTGTTCCTCCTCAGCTTGGCTCTTGCCGGAGCTCAGGCGCTCACACCGGCGCACTACCTCTCCCTGTCCGATGTGGACCGACTGCAGAGCCTCCTGAGCCAACAGTTCACAGACCTGGACTCCGCATACTACTCGGTTGTTGGTCTGACCAAGCTTGGAGCAAATGTTCCCGATCACGAG ggtgTATGCCAGTTTCTCAAATCCCAGCTCGATCCCACCAGTATTGATTCACTCTTCTATGCTGCTGAGACCAGTCAAGCCATTTCAGGATGCGAG ATCCCTGTGACCAATGAAACCCGTGACATCCTCCTAGCAGCAGTCAGTGAAGATTCCACCATGACTCAGATTCACAGAGCCGTGAGCGCGCTCAGCTCTCTGGGTCTTCCTCTGGCCTCCCAGGAAGTTGTAGGTGCCCTGACGGGTCGCATCAACAAGGAGGACAATGTTATGGC TATCACTTCAGCTCTGCTAACAGCAGCCCGTCTGTCCAAGCAAGCAGAGCTTGGAGGAATATTGGAGGAAATTGAG GACCTGACAGCTCGTTTGGACGATCTTGGTGGCATCTACCTCCAGTTTGAAGAGGGACTTGAGGCCACTGCCATGTTTGTGACCGCTGCTTATTCCCTGTCAGATCATGTGGACATGGAGCCCCCTCTGAAGGAG GACCAGGTCATCCAGCTGGTGAACTCTATCTTCAGTAAGAAATCCTGGGACTCTCTGTCTGAGGCCTTCAGTGTGGCGAGCGCCGCCGCCGCTCTCTCCAACAACCGCTTCCATGTGCCAGTCATTGTCACTGCTCAGGGCCCAGCCACGGTGTCCCACAGCCAGCCAACCCTGCAG CTCCTTGTTACTGATGTTATGTCTCAACCTCTGGCCACAGCCAACGTGCTGGTGGAATCTGCGTACGCTGTGGCCTCCAAGAGCATCATTCTCAACCAAGCACCATTCACACTCAACGA TGGTGTCTTTGAACTGAACTTCATGTCCAATCAGCCAGCCAGTGGATATTATCAGTTTACTGTCGCAGTCACCGGGGATAGCCGGCTCGTCGCCAATCATGTTGAG CTTAAAGTGAAGGTGTCCACTGAGGTGGCCGTCACTAACATGGACCTCTCTGTGGTGGATAAGGACCAGAGCATCGGGACAAAGACCACCAG AGTGGACTATCCCTCCAAAGCCAAGACCTCCTTCACAGCCGACAGCCACCAGAACTTCGCCATGTCCTTCCAGCTGGTCGACGTCAACACTGGAGTGGAGCTTACACCTCACCAG ACTTTCGTCCGCCTGCACAATCAGAAAACTGGCCAAGAGGTTGTGTTTGTGGCCGAACCCGACAGCAAGAACCTGTACAAGTTTGAGCTGGACACAGCAGAGCGGAAATCAGAGTTTGACTCCATGTCTGGCACATATTCCCTCCACCTCATCGTTGGGGATGCCACCTTGGAGAATCCCATCTTATGGAATGTG GCTGATGTTGTTCTGAAGTTTGTGGATGAGGAGGCCCCAGCGGCCATTCAGCCCAAGACTCTTTATGTTCCCAAACCGGAGATCCAG CACTTGTTCAGGGAACCAGAGAAGAAGCCTCCCACAGTGGTCTCCAATACCTTCACTGCACTCATCCTGTCTCCCTTTTTGCTTCTCATCATCCtg TGGTTTAAGCTCGGAGCCAACATCTCCAACTTCAGCTTCTCTCCCAGCACCATTCTGTTCCATGTAGGACACGCAG CCATGCTGGGTCTGATGTACGTCTACTGGACTCACCTGAACATGTTCCAGACCCTGAAGTACCTGGCGATTATTGGTGGCGTAACTTTCCTCGCCGGGAACCGCATGCTGGCCCAGAAAGCAGTGAAGAG GATTGCAGCAGAGCAAAGTAGTAGGTTGGCAAAGTATAGGAGCCTACGATAA
- the cdk5rap1 gene encoding CDK5 regulatory subunit-associated protein 1, giving the protein MEYLRKPLFTFTQQWKPLSCIQHRYCSKSANFSVASRERKTTVDKFKSQVSSGPSFQDFIRGVSVNKSFVADEEYRHGYLSEDLELGNSRKVYFETYGCQMNVNDTEIAWSILQRKGYQRTVHLSEADVVLLVTCSIREKAEQTIWNRLQQLTAMKKKRLKTHTPMKIGILGCMAERLKTELLEREKLVDVLAGPDAYRDLPRLLTVADGGQQASNVLLSLEETYADIMPVHHAPQGHSAFVSIMRGCDNMCSYCIVPFTRGRERSRPVSSILEEVRMLSDQGVKEVTLLGQNVNSYRDTSEEQFCGSEPTALSRGFNTIYRTKQGGLRFSDLLDQVSLIDPDMRIRFTSPHPKDFPDEVLHLIAERRNICKQIHLPAQSGSSKVLKAMRRGYTREAYLDLVKHIKRIIPEVSLSSDFISGFCGETDDDHLQTLSLIREVGYNVGFLFAYSMRKKTHASHRLQDDVPAEVKQRRLEECITVFREEAARVNAALISSTQLVLVEGESKRSAKDLCGRTDGNMKVIFPKEDVAVLPAESNTAPVSAGDYVLVKILSANSQSLRGRGLSHSSLRGSVRHYETLPSHRHDEHVASDSSMIERCS; this is encoded by the exons ATGGAGTATCTCAGGAAACCCCTGTTTACTTTTACCCAGCAGTGGAAACCCCTCAGCTGTATTCAACACAGATATTGTTCTAAATCAGCGAACTTTAGTGTGGCTtcaagagagaggaagacaacTGTAGACAAGTTCAAGAGCCAGGTATCCTCTGGTCCAAGTTTCCAGGACTTTATCAGAGGAGTTTCAGTGAATAAGAGTTTTGTTGCAGATGAAGAGTACAGACATGGTTATCTCTCTGAGGATCTGGAGCTGGGGAATTCAAGGAAAG TGTATTTTGAAACCTATGGATGTCAGATGAATGTGAACGACACAGAGATAGCCTGGTCCATACTGCAGAGGAAAGGATATCAACGCACAGTTCACCTTAGTGAG GCAGACGTTGTCCTTCTGGTAACATGCTCCATAAG AGAAAAAGCTGAACAAACTATATGGAATCGACTACAACAGCTGACAGCTATGAAAAAGAAACGGTTAAAGACCCACACACCAATGAAAATTGGGATTTTAG GCTGCATGGCAGAGAGGCTGAAGACAGAGCTTTTGGAGCGGGAGAAGCTTGTGGACGTTCTCGCCGGTCCAGACGCCTACCGAGACCTCCCCCGCCTCCTGACTGTAGCTGACGGAGGTCAACAGGCGAGCAACGTGCTGCTGTCGTTAGAGGAGACCTACGCTGACATCATGCCTGTCCACCACGCTCCTCAGGGACACAGTGCTTTTGT GTCCATCATGCGAGGCTGTGACAACATGTGCAGTTACTGCATTGTCCCCTTCaccagagggagagagaggagtcgACCCGTCAGCTCCATACTTGAAGAAGTTCGGATGCTCTCTGACCAG GGCGTGAAGGAGGTGACTCTGCTGGGTCAGAACGTGAACAGCTACAGAGACACGTCCGAGGAACAGTTCTGTGGCTCAGAGCCGACCGCGCTCAGCCGCGGCTTCAACACCATCTACAGAACAAAACAGGGAGGTCTGCGATTCTCCGACCTGCTGGACCAGGTGTCACTCATCGATCCTGACATGAGGATCAGGTTTACCTCCCCTCATCCCAAGGACTTTCCTGACGAG GTTTTGCATCTGATCGCAGAGCGAAGGAACATCTGTAAGCAGATCCACCTGCCAGCTCAGAGTGGCAGCAGCAAGGTCCTGAAAGCAATGCGCAGAGG CTACACGAGAGAGGCCTACCTTGATCTTGTAAAGCACATCAAGAGAATTATCCCAG aggtGAGTCTCAGCAGTGACTTCATCTCAGGCTTCTGTGGCGAGACAGACGACGACCACCTGCAGACTCTGTCACTGATCAGAGAGGTGGGCTACAACGTGGGCTTCCTGTTTGCGTACAGTATGAGAAAG AAAACCCACGCCTCCCATCGGCTACAAGACGACGTGCCAGCTGAGGTGAAGCAGCGCAGGCTTGAGGAATGTATAACTGTGTTCAGAGAGGAAGCTGCAAGAGTTAACGCTGCTCTCATCAGCAGCACACAGCTCGTCCTGGTGGAGGGA GAAAGTAAAAGATCTGCCAAGGACCTGTGTGGGAGAACTGATGGCAATATGAAAGTGATTTTCCCCAAAGAGGACGTTGCTGTTCTGCCTGCTGAATCCAACACTGCACCAGTCAGTGCTGGGGACTATGTGCTGGTGAAG ATACTGTCAGCCAACTCCCAGAGCCTGAGAGGCCGAGGCCTCAGCCACAGCTCCCTGAGAGGATCAGTGAGGCACTACGAGACTCTGCCAAGCCACCGGCATGATGAACATGTGGCCTCAGACTCATCCATGATTGAAAGGTGCTCTTGA
- the rpn2 gene encoding dolichyl-diphosphooligosaccharide--protein glycosyltransferase subunit 2 isoform X2, with the protein MDRSRLFGLFLLSLALAGAQALTPAHYLSLSDVDRLQSLLSQQFTDLDSAYYSVVGLTKLGANVPDHEGVCQFLKSQLDPTSIDSLFYAAETSQAISGCEIPVTNETRDILLAAVSEDSTMTQIHRAVSALSSLGLPLASQEVVGALTGRINKEDNVMAITSALLTAARLSKQAELGGILEEIEDLTARLDDLGGIYLQFEEGLEATAMFVTAAYSLSDHVDMEPPLKEDQVIQLVNSIFSKKSWDSLSEAFSVASAAAALSNNRFHVPVIVTAQGPATVSHSQPTLQLLVTDVMSQPLATANVLVESAYAVASKSIILNQAPFTLNDGVFELNFMSNQPASGYYQFTVAVTGDSRLVANHVELKVKVSTEVAVTNMDLSVVDKDQSIGTKTTRVDYPSKAKTSFTADSHQNFAMSFQLVDVNTGVELTPHQTFVRLHNQKTGQEVVFVAEPDSKNLYKFELDTAERKSEFDSMSGTYSLHLIVGDATLENPILWNVADVVLKFVDEEAPAAIQPKTLYVPKPEIQHLFREPEKKPPTVVSNTFTALILSPFLLLIILWFKLGANISNFSFSPSTILFHVGHAAMLGLMYVYWTHLNMFQTLKYLAIIGGVTFLAGNRMLAQKAVKRIEKK; encoded by the exons ATGGACCGGTCTA GGCTGTTCGGGTTGTTCCTCCTCAGCTTGGCTCTTGCCGGAGCTCAGGCGCTCACACCGGCGCACTACCTCTCCCTGTCCGATGTGGACCGACTGCAGAGCCTCCTGAGCCAACAGTTCACAGACCTGGACTCCGCATACTACTCGGTTGTTGGTCTGACCAAGCTTGGAGCAAATGTTCCCGATCACGAG ggtgTATGCCAGTTTCTCAAATCCCAGCTCGATCCCACCAGTATTGATTCACTCTTCTATGCTGCTGAGACCAGTCAAGCCATTTCAGGATGCGAG ATCCCTGTGACCAATGAAACCCGTGACATCCTCCTAGCAGCAGTCAGTGAAGATTCCACCATGACTCAGATTCACAGAGCCGTGAGCGCGCTCAGCTCTCTGGGTCTTCCTCTGGCCTCCCAGGAAGTTGTAGGTGCCCTGACGGGTCGCATCAACAAGGAGGACAATGTTATGGC TATCACTTCAGCTCTGCTAACAGCAGCCCGTCTGTCCAAGCAAGCAGAGCTTGGAGGAATATTGGAGGAAATTGAG GACCTGACAGCTCGTTTGGACGATCTTGGTGGCATCTACCTCCAGTTTGAAGAGGGACTTGAGGCCACTGCCATGTTTGTGACCGCTGCTTATTCCCTGTCAGATCATGTGGACATGGAGCCCCCTCTGAAGGAG GACCAGGTCATCCAGCTGGTGAACTCTATCTTCAGTAAGAAATCCTGGGACTCTCTGTCTGAGGCCTTCAGTGTGGCGAGCGCCGCCGCCGCTCTCTCCAACAACCGCTTCCATGTGCCAGTCATTGTCACTGCTCAGGGCCCAGCCACGGTGTCCCACAGCCAGCCAACCCTGCAG CTCCTTGTTACTGATGTTATGTCTCAACCTCTGGCCACAGCCAACGTGCTGGTGGAATCTGCGTACGCTGTGGCCTCCAAGAGCATCATTCTCAACCAAGCACCATTCACACTCAACGA TGGTGTCTTTGAACTGAACTTCATGTCCAATCAGCCAGCCAGTGGATATTATCAGTTTACTGTCGCAGTCACCGGGGATAGCCGGCTCGTCGCCAATCATGTTGAG CTTAAAGTGAAGGTGTCCACTGAGGTGGCCGTCACTAACATGGACCTCTCTGTGGTGGATAAGGACCAGAGCATCGGGACAAAGACCACCAG AGTGGACTATCCCTCCAAAGCCAAGACCTCCTTCACAGCCGACAGCCACCAGAACTTCGCCATGTCCTTCCAGCTGGTCGACGTCAACACTGGAGTGGAGCTTACACCTCACCAG ACTTTCGTCCGCCTGCACAATCAGAAAACTGGCCAAGAGGTTGTGTTTGTGGCCGAACCCGACAGCAAGAACCTGTACAAGTTTGAGCTGGACACAGCAGAGCGGAAATCAGAGTTTGACTCCATGTCTGGCACATATTCCCTCCACCTCATCGTTGGGGATGCCACCTTGGAGAATCCCATCTTATGGAATGTG GCTGATGTTGTTCTGAAGTTTGTGGATGAGGAGGCCCCAGCGGCCATTCAGCCCAAGACTCTTTATGTTCCCAAACCGGAGATCCAG CACTTGTTCAGGGAACCAGAGAAGAAGCCTCCCACAGTGGTCTCCAATACCTTCACTGCACTCATCCTGTCTCCCTTTTTGCTTCTCATCATCCtg TGGTTTAAGCTCGGAGCCAACATCTCCAACTTCAGCTTCTCTCCCAGCACCATTCTGTTCCATGTAGGACACGCAG CCATGCTGGGTCTGATGTACGTCTACTGGACTCACCTGAACATGTTCCAGACCCTGAAGTACCTGGCGATTATTGGTGGCGTAACTTTCCTCGCCGGGAACCGCATGCTGGCCCAGAAAGCAGTGAAGAG aattgagaaaaaataa
- the mybl2b gene encoding v-myb avian myeloblastosis viral oncogene homolog-like 2b produces MSWWPRGEDGEEAMHQDTDSDVAEQRDGGKVKVKWTQEEDDKLKALVQKLGPNDWKYIATYIPNHTEHQCQHRWFKILDPELVKGPWTKEEDEKVIELVNLYGNKQWAMVAKHLKGRLGKQCRERWHNHLNPNVKKSSWTAEEDLIIYKAHCLLGNRWAEIAKLLPGRTDNAVKNHWNSTIKRKLEMGFYTGEVFRPNELEELLARVNKDVQIPSCSQDCTEKDPEQKMHPSLQETPVSAPVKAGPSEAGPSKAESSPKDNLSPKTEVDSTVTSWVVDSSGFLSPTGPALKEVLDMVDGDLDGWCNLAAFDLPEDSPSPERHQFRLEGSALQELSKGNKGELIPISPGGVTPPSILNRRSRRRIALSPDANNSMTPKSTPVKILPFSPSQFLNMWTKQDTHDLENPSLTSTPVCSQKAIVTTPLQRDKTPLTQKENSVFVTPNHKSEICTTPRTPTPFKNAMEKYGPLQPLPQTPNLEDDINEVILRDSGIDLVVVRSTPPEQRRKTMHRPPMKKVRKSLALDVADCQVTPASKRKAIKTEAKHTVKEEPVLVSLSSSSFCSKRHESILDQGFLLGPSDSAIFPSTVIPLPMSKEWETVVCGQTKDQLIMTEKARRYLRPLKSHAPNRALILS; encoded by the exons ATGTCTTGGTGGCCGCGCGG TGAGGATGGGGAGGAGGCCATGCATCAAGACACAGATTCTGATGtggcagagcagagagatgGTGGGAAAGTGAAGGTGAAATGGACACAAGAGGAG GATGACAAGCTCAAGGCGCTGGTGCAAAAACTTGGACCAAATGATTGGAAATATATTGCCACCTACATACCA AATCACACTGAACACCAGTGTCAGCATCGCTGGTTTAAGATCTTGGATCCAGAGTTGGTTAAAGGCCCTTGGACCAAAGAGGAGGATGAGAAG GTTATAGAGCTTGTAAATCTCTACGGCAACAAACAGTGGGCGATGGTAGCGAAGCATCTGAAGGGCAGACTGGGCAAACAGTGCAGAGAGCGTTGGCACAACCACCTCAATCCAAATGTGAAGAAGTCATCAtggacagcagaggaggaccTCATCATCTACAAGGCTCACTGCCTGCTCGGAAACCGCTGGGCTGAAATCGCCAAGCTGCTCCCTGGACG AACGGATAATGCAGTGAAGAATCACTGGAATTCGACCATCAAACGGAAATTAGAGATGGGCTTCTATACTGGGGAGGTGTTCAGGCCGAATGAACTTGAAGAGCTGCTGGCCCGTGTTAATAAAGATGTGCAG ATACCCAGTTGCTCTCAAGACTGTACAGAAAAGGATCCAGAGCAGAAAATGCATCCATCA TTGCAGGAGACGCCTGTCTCAGCCCCAGTTAAAGCTGGCCCCAGCGAAGCAGGGCCATCGAAGGCGGAGTCCTCTCCAAAGGACAATTTAAGTCCCAAGACTGAAGTTGACTCAACAGTCACCAGCTGGGTGGTGGACAGTTCTGGATTTCTGTCTCCTACAGGTCCAGCACTGAAGGAAGTCCTCGACATGGTGGATGGG GATCTCGATGGCTGGTGCAACTTAGCAGCCTTTGACCTGCCTGAGGACAGTCCGAGCCCAGAGCGCCATCAGTTCCGTCTGGAGGGCAGCGCCTTGCAGGAGCTGAGCAAAGGCAACAAGGGAGAGCTCATCCCTATCTCTCCTGGAGGAGTCACGCCGCCCTCCATACTGAACCGCCGCAGCAGGAGACGCATCGCCCTGTCTCCTGACGCCAACAACTCCATGACTCCCAAGAGCACTCCTGTCAAAATCctgcctttttccccatctCAA TTCCTCAACATGTGGACCAAGCAGGACACTCATGACCTTGAGAACCCGTCTCTCACGTCCACGCCAGTGTGCAGCCAGAAAGCCATTGTCACCACACCGCTGCAGCGTGACAAGACCCCCCTCACTCAGAAGGAAAACTCAGT ATTTGTTACACCCAACCACAAGTCTGAGATTTGTACGACACCACGGACTCCGACGCCATTCAAAAATGCCATGGAGAAGTACGGGCCGCTGCAGCCTCTG CCTCAGACGCCGAACCTTGAAGACGACATAAACGAGGTCATCCTGAGAGACTCTGGGATTGACCTGGTTGTTGTACGTTCCACTCCGCCTGAACAAAGACGCAAAACGATG CATCGGCCTCCTATGAAGAAAGTGCGGAAATCGTTGGCCTTAGATGTCGCAGACTGCCAGGTGACGCCTGCATCCAAACGCAAAGCCATCAAAACTGAAGCCAAACACACCGTCAAG GAAGAACCGGTACTAGTTTCTCTCAGCTCCTCGTCATTTTGCAGTAAGCGGCATGAAAGCATTTTGGATCAGGGCTTCCTTTTGGGACCCAGTGACAGTGCCATATTTCCCAGCACAGTGATCCCGCTCCCA aTGTCCAAAGAATGGGAGACGGTTGTGTGTGGACAAACTAAAGACCAGCTCATAATGACGGAGAAAGCAAGACGCTACCTTCGCCCGCTAAAATCCCACGCTCCCAACCGGGCGCTGATTCTATCCTGA
- the ghrh gene encoding somatoliberin: MEKAALLLFCCLVMSLSGSPLYPSIRFGQRDTSILMTSSLKNPAEQLEDDSSPPAERAELRSGRHADAIFTNSYRKVLGQISARKFLQTIMGKRLGHESETYMKRQSDIYEGTYKEDLTSIQSNQRYRGVHENVMRPRLLS; encoded by the exons ATGGAGAAAgctgcactgctgctgttttgttgccTGGTCATGTCTTTATCAGGCTCCCCGCTCTACCCATCCATTAG GTTTGGCCAGAGGGATACATCTATCCTGATGACATCTTCTCTAAAGAATCCAGCAGAGCAGCTGGAGGATGACTCGAGCCCTCCCGCCGAGCGAGCAGAGCTACG CTCAGGACGCCATGCTGACGCCATCTTTACGAACAGTTACAGGAAGGTCCTGGGCCAAATCTCTGCCAGAAAGTTCCTCCAGACAATCATGGGCAAACGGCTGGG aCATGAAAGTGAGACCTATATGAAACGCCAGTCAGATATCTATGAGGGGACGTACAAAGAGGATCTTACATCCATTCAGAGCAATCAGAGGTACAGAGGAGTGCACGAGAATGTCATGAGGCCCAG ACTGCTCAGCTGA